GTACCAGCTAACACTTCAAGAGTTGTTTTTGAAGATTCTACTAATAATCATAATAAAACATTACTCCAGTTTCACGTCCCTGGTACTTCTGCACCAATTGTAGTAACTATTCGTACAAGAAATTCTCGTAGACCAATTACCGCTACAATAGCTACAGGTGAAACAAGGATTCTTCAAGTAGAAAATTTTGAAAGCCTCACTGTCACAAATAATACTAATACACTTAGCAATATTGCTATTTTTATTCAAAAAACGTTTTGCATCTGCTGTAATGACCACAATAATTATTATAAAGAACAATCGCATACTCTTAACCAAAAGGGTAACTGTTTTATCGAAACCCATACCATAGCTGGTTCGGGAACCGCTTCAACTGGAAATGTACCGCTAGATATTATTGTACCACCTAACACTTCAAGAGCGGCTTTTGAAGATTTTACTAATAATCACAACAAAACATTACTTCAGATATCTGTTCCTAACGATTCCGGTCCTATTGAAGTAACTATTCGTACAAGAAGTTCTAGCAGACCAATTATCGCTACAATAGTTCCTAATGAAAAAAGGATTTTTCAAGTAGAAGATTTCCAAAACCTTACTCTCACAAATAATTCCGCTGCCATTGATTTTATTGATATATTTATCCAAAAGACGTTTTGTATTTGCTGCAATGATCAGAACAAACCTTGCGAAGAATGTTGCCATAAATACGACCATGATTATGATTGTTAGATTAACCGTCAAAAGAATCCTTTATATAAAGGGTTCTTTTTCTTTTACACCACTAACATCCAATCATTCACGTATTTACTTATCTACCATTCCTCGTTTCTTAATAAAATAGCGTTTTTGTTCAAAAATTTCACAAACCTAGAACATTCCCATATAATATCGTGTATTCTTTTACAGCATACATTTCGGTCGAAGAGCGCCTTGGAAAGCGCTCTTTTTCTTTGAATAAGGATTTTATTAAATTATCATTTGATTAATCATATTTAAATTCATTTTACATATATTAACATTGAACCTGTGATTCCTGTCGCTCTCGTTGGACCGGTGGCTCCTGTTGAATCGGTTAATCTATATTATTTTTTTGAAAGGATCTGTAGTTCATAACAGGTCCTATTTAATTGAATTCGATTTTTAATAGTTGCGATAGGTAAGACTTTGAAGTTATCTCCATCTTTTCCCCCGCTTAGCACTGTACGTGCGACTTTCATCGCATACAGCGCCCCATCTTATTCTTTTATGCTAAAGTAACTAGATTACAAGCTTTACGGATTTTGTTTATTTTCTTCAATTGTTTATCGTTCAATTGAAGTATCCTCATATATGTTCTAATCGTCTCTTCATTTGTAGCGTGAATCAATCTGTGGACAAATTCATGTACAATAATCAGGTTATTAAACTCGTCAGTTCCTCCCATACCTTTCGGTATTTTATGGTGACAGTGCACATCTTCAGCTATTAAGAAGATTCCGATGACAGCACATTTACCATTTTGCATGGAATACCTGGATATTCTGTTATCTGTATACTCCATGCTTTGTCCTTTATTGGAGGATAGCAACATCTTTTGCATTTCATTGGCAATGTTACCCTTTAGGCTTTTGATGAGTTTTTGTCTTCCCTGCTTAGTGTAATTGCATATGTCTTGACTGAAACTTTGAGGGAATCGTGTTTGTATGTCCGCTAGTGGATATACATGATTGCCTGCTATTTCAAAGGTTCTATAATTGTTCCTATGAGTTCTTTTGTATAATGCATTCGCATTGGTAGGAATCTTATATTTCCCTATTGATTTTAGACGATTAAACAAAGTTTTCGAGAGACGAAAGGCTATTTCTACAAAGTCTACGGTCACATGTGTTGCGATTCTGTAATAATTTTTAATACCAAGTACATAGGAGTTATAATCCCATACTGTTTTTGCTGTTGGACTCTTTTGAATTGCTTTAATCCTTGTTTTTGCTTTTTCAAGGATATCCTTTTTCTTTTTCTCGCTTACATATGTGTTTGCTACATATCTTTTACGCTTTTTTACAGATTTGATAGAGAACCCTAGAAAATCCGAAGATTTTCTTTTTAGGTTGGTTATAGTTGATTTTTCATTAGATATATTAAGGTTTAATTGATTTTTGAGATATCCTTCTACTGCATGGAATATTTTAGTTGCAGATTTATGATTGTTGGTGAATATTTTGAAATCATCCGCATACCTAACTATATACATTTTCTTCAATTTTGCTTTTATCAACAATGGATTTTTGGTTGCTATTGTATATGGTTTCCTTGTTTTAATATTCTCCCATTGACTCGATATCCACCAATCCAAATCGTTTAATACAACGTTACTAAGTAACGGACTCAGGATTCCTCCTTGCGGAGTTCCTTTTGTAGGAATACCTTCTCCTTTGATTGGTGCTTTTAACATTTTTGAGATAATCGTCAGCACCCTTTTATCAGTTATGCCTATGTTGTATAGTTGTTTTAATAATTTGGAATGGTTCACGTTGTCAAAGAAACCTTGTATATCAATATCTACTACGTGACTAAATCTCCCTCTGTTTATCAAGTATTGACACCTAGCCATTGCATGGTGTGTTGACCTGTTAGGTCTGAATCCATATGAATGCTTGTAGAATTTTGCTTCGCATATTGGTTCTAGAACTTGTTTGAACATTTGTTGAATCAATCTATCTCTCATTGTAGGAATTCCTAATGGGCGTTTCTTTCCATTTGCTTTAGGTATTTCTACCCTACGTACCGTATTTGGTTTGTAGTCTGCAAGAGCTTTTCTTATATTATCAACAAAAGAATCTGCATCTTCCATTTTGTAGTGGTCGATTGTGATACCATCTGTTCCTTCAGTTTTAGAGCCAGTGTTAGCCTTTATGTTTCTATATGCCAGTAGAATATTTTCTTTTGATATGATGTGTTTATATAAATTTATGCCTTTAGCGGCATTGTTTTCGCTACGTTGATATAAATCATCGAACGCTCTTTGTATATCGTAATATTCTGCATGTCGTAATGTTGTACTCACCGATGTATTAATTCCCCTTTCTTACGAAAAGTCCCATCATCTTACTCGATCCTGTGGGTTACATCTAGTTAATTTAGTTTTCAAAGAACAAGACTAGGGACTATCCCTCCACGTTTGCTACATGTTTCGTCGGTACTGTGTCCCCACCTTCACAAGAATAAAGTAATTTCGGTTCGTTAGAACCTTATATACACCTGTCTGTTAGTAGACGTTAGCGACAGTTTCTTGCTTACCACGTTCCGATTGACTTAGCTATACATATATCCTTAGGTGCTTGCTTTAAGCCTGTTACCTTTACATCCTCATCGTTAGATGTTTCGAATTTCATATTATCTACTCTTACTTTTCGATAGGTAACGTCGTCGTTAACGACATACACATTTCTAATGTATTAATAGTTTAGACCCGTACATTCACAAGTTCGCCAGTCCGTTTGGACATTCTCACCATAGATATTTTGTAGCATCCCGACCTATCCATTACCATATGATTTCTCACTTAGGTTTTGTTCAGCCGACTTCACCTAGCTTCATACAATTTGCGACTACTATCACGTTTTGCATGTAGGAGTATCAGATAAGTAGTTTCAGCTCAACCTGACGGCTTTCATTTCTACTTTCAGTCAATCAGTTGTTATTATCAAAATTGATAACCCTCCTCTTTCGTGTTTGCACACTTATGAGGAAACGTGTCGCACAAATAACTATTTTGTTCAGCTTCTTAACAAATCCTTTCATTCTTTCAAACTGTTTCTATGTTCTTGCTGATACTGCACTTAAAGTATAACTAAAGACCATCCGTGCGTTCGCATCGATAATTTCTGCGAACTTTTCGATTTCCACTATCTATTCCCTATCGCCATCAACCTAAAGAATCAAAATCCCCTCATGACGTATCCTGAATAGAATATACATTATTAAATTTTTATTGGACAAGTATACAAGCATAACTAACAAACTTGAATATATCTATACTGAACTTCAAAATAAGGGGGTGATTTTTTGATTAATAATCGTATTGTAAATGGAGGATTTGAGACGGGGACTCTTGCTCCATTTACTGTAAATAACGTCTCTTTTGTTACTATTGATAGCACACACAGTCATTCTGGTACATTCAGTGCTAGGTTATCTGGAGGTTTAGTTGACGCTATTATTGCTCAATCGTTTCTGGTATCTCCAAATGAAATCTTCGAACTTTTTGTATCCCTTGCTAAACTTGGGCCAGCTCCTAGTCCTACAATAGCTATCAATATTTACTATTTTAATGGAAGTACTTTTTTGGGAAATGGCTTAGCTACTTTCATAATATCCAATCGTATCCCCGATATTAACGAAAACGATTGGTTAGAAATTTATGAGACAACCTCTCCAGTACCAGCTACGGCTAATATAGCATTAGTAGTTATCACTAAGTTTTCCGCAGCAGGAAGTGCAGATGTATTTATTGATGATGTGGCCCTTTTATCTGTCCCTAATCTACCTGGATCGACTGGTGCTACTGGACCAACTGGAAACACTGGACCAACTGGTGCTACCGGACCGACTGGTGCTACTGGACCAACTGGAAACACTGGACCAACTGGTGCTACCGGACCGACTGGTGATACTGGACCAACTGGAAACACTGGACCAACTGGTGCTACCGGACCGACTGGTGATACTGGACCAACTGGAAACACTGGACCGACTGGTGATACTGGACCGACTGGTGATACTGGACCAACTGGAAACACTGGACCGACTGGTGATACTGGACCAACTGGTGCTACCGGACCGACTGGTGATACTGGACCGACTGGTGATACTGGACCGACTGGTGATACTGGACCAACTGGAAACACTGGACCAACTGGAAACACTGGACCAACTGGTGCTACCGGACCGACTGGTGATACTGGACCAACTGGAAACACTGGACCGACTGGTGATACCGGACCGACTGGTGATACTGGACCAACTGGTGCTACCGGACCGACTGGACCTGGTTCAATATTATTTAGTGATACAGATTCGGTAACGCAACCATTAGGTGCTTTGCCAACAAATGTTCTTCAGGTAACAGCTGTACCTATAACAGCAGGTGATCAATTGAAATTTGATTTCACTGTACAAGTTTTAGTAACTCCAACATTACCAACATGGTCAGTTGTCCTTACCGTCGTATTATCCAGCTCCGTTGATGGACCTCTCCTCACACAGACTTATCACTTATCCGATGATACTAACATTGGTACTCAAACAATAAAAGTAGCAGAAGTATTTGCAAATACCCCTTCTGTCAACTCCCATGATTACACTGTTAGTATTACTGCTACCAATGTCAACGCTTCAACATCAGCAGAAGTTAGAGGATTAACAATTCTTAGATTTGATGCTTAATTTCTGCAGACAGAGATAATTGATTTTTCAAGAAGTTGACCCAATCAATCTCATGGCTCGAGGGGATTGATTGGGTCCTTTTTTGGAATATTGTAGGTTATAATTCGCCATTAAATTTTATAAATACGACTATACTTTGAAGCCTATTTATTTGTCTCAAAAAATCTACCTTTTCGAACAATTGAACTACTGATAACACTGATTATATAAAGTAACCAACGAAATTTGAATCAGGTCTCTTTGTTGTTTTGAAGTCACCACTTTTTTCATATCTTAAGCATTTTTTCCATACACTAAAAAGGATTGATAAAAAAGCGAATGGAGGTTGAAAATGCCTACCACAACTATTTACGATTTTATAACTAAAGATGGGCGCTTTCCTCATGTTCACAAAAATTTCCCCTTAGTCTTATTCTGGAGCCAAAAAAGCGGTTGTACTTCACTAGCGCATTGGTTCTTTTATCAAATTAACTTATTTGAAGAGGCTATAAAGTATAACTCATTCATTCACAACTACGAATTTGAAATTTATAAAAATTCTATATCCTATTTCACTGATTTAGCCAATACGTTACAAACGAAAGAAAAAGACACGTATAAACTGGTAAGAAACCCCTACAAAAGAGCAGTAAGCTCATTTTTCTCTCTTATCCCGCCACCATATTTCGATACTCCTGAACCTGATTGGAGACCCATCCGTCGTCTTCTTTATGGTAATGAGTCTTGCAATAAAAAAATTTCCTTTAAGCTTTTTTTGTATTATTTAAAATCACATGCAACAAATTTTGAAGACGTAGATCCTCACCTCACACCACAATATATACAAGGAGAAGAAGAGTTTGTTACAAATTACATTTATCTAGAGAATTTCTCTGATACTGTTTCAAATTTAGAAGACAAATATAGATTAAAAAAATCTCCTTTAAACCTATTGACCAAATCATGGCACCACCAAAGTCACAAAGCTATTTATAAAGGAAACTATGCAGATGCTGACATTACCAATCCCTTATTCCCAAAGCTCCCAACCTATGATAGTTTTTATGATGAAGAAGCTATCCAGTTAGTTAAAGACATTTTCAAACAAGACTTCAATATGTACGGTTACTCTTTAAATCCTCTTTGAGAAATAATCATTTTCTTAACAGGTATTACATATACTCAACACAGATCCCAAAGCCTCCTACTTTGGACTCCTCATAAGATTTGTTGGGCTATGGAAAGCACTGTTCAACAGTGTTCTTTTTCATTTTAAAATAACGCTTTTATAGCACTTCATCATGATTAATTTGTTTTGAAATAACTTTAGCCTCATGACCGTAATATCCATTATGTTCGTTGTAAGCGACAAACTGGAGAGTTCCTTTAGATGTGACAATGTCAACGAACATCACGTCACCTTCAAAATATTCATCTTCTATATCCAAATCATGCTTTTTAAGGAGACCTTCTTTTAATTCCGTATCGGTTATTTTTACATCAATAAGTTCGGCTCCTATAAAATCATTAAAGTCATCTTCCGACATAAAGTAACCCCAGTTTTCACAGCAACTTTGTTCGTCGTCAATCAATAGCTTTATTACTTGTTCGTTTGTCGTAATAGCGTAACCACTCATGCTTGACCATCGCACTTCTTCTTGATGTGCTTCAATTTTTAAAATTTGTTCCATTATCAATCATCCTTTTCTATTAAATTCAAATTGTATGAAATTTAACGGGAAGTAACTTCGCATCGTTACACTTCCCTCCAATCTCTATTAAATTAAGTGCGTCTTCCGCTCATCCATCCGAGTTACTTTTCCACTCTTGTATATAAACGACTGTTCACCATGACCACTTGTTGGTGGTTCAATCGAATGAATTTGTCCATCTTTCACAACATAAATCATATTTTCAGCTAAAGAAATCTCGGCTTTCATTTCTGCAATATCTTCTTTAATAATCGCCATATTGACCACTCCCATGATATAATTACTTTGTCAAAAGTAGTCGGGAGCCAGCTCGGCTTTTTTTATTTGCCTATAAATATTGCACAACATTCTCTGGAACAAATGACTGTTCCGAGGATAGATGGATCCGTATTGGAACCAGCTCTTTGCTATCCCTTGCTCGCTTACACATCTGTTCCGCTTCTTCCCAATCAAACTGCTTATCCTCCGCTCGTTTATAACGCCAAATTCCAATCGTATAATCTTCAAACAACTCATAACGGTTATCAGGTGCTGTCGTTGGCTTTAATTCGTCAACCGCTTTTGCTTGGCGCGGTATTTGTACAACAACGTCAGCAAAACGTAGTTTAGAATTTAACCGGTGAACATGAGCTTTCTTTGGATCAAATGACACAACTGGTTCAACATCAAAGATTGTTAACTGTTTTGACATCGTTTGATCCCTCCAGCACCTGCAAACTTGCTATTAAAATTCCTTCAAGCTGCGTTAATGTTAATTGGTCCAACGTTTGTCCATTTATTTCAGCTAGACCTAATCCTAATAACTTACGAATAATACATAGCTTCCTACGCTCTACTTCTTGACGTAACAACATTATTGAACCTCCTGTTGCTGATGTAATCTACGGTCTAAGTTAACAAACTTACTAAACTCTTTAACGAATGCCAATTCGACAACACCAACTGGGCCATTTCTCTGTTTAGCTAAAATGATTTCCGTTATGTTTTTGTTTTCTGTTTCTGCATCGTAGTAATCTTCGCGATATAAGAATGCAATTAAATCTGCATCTTGCTCAATTTGCCCATTCTCACGTAAATCAGATAACAACGGTCTTTTATCTTGTCTGCTTTCAACGGCACGACTTAACTGCGATAATGCAACTACACATACATTTAACTCCCTAGCCATCAATTTCAACTTACGGCTAATCTCACCGATTTCTTGCATGCGATTCCCTCTATGCTTCGGATCACCCACAATAAGCTGCAAGTAATCAATTGCAATTAGTACTTTTTTATCAGGGTATTTACGCTTTAGCTTCCTAGTTTTAGTGTAAATCTCTTGCATCGTCACATTTGCTTTATCGTATATTTCTAACGGCAAATCATTTATTAAGCCCATTGCTTGGCTAATCTTTTCCCAGTCTTTTAGATTACATAGCTTTTTAGGATTCTTTAATTTCGTAGCCTCTACATTTCCGGTACTTGAAATCATCCGCTTGAGTAATTGTTCTTCACCCATCTCCAGTGAGAAAACTCCTGTTGCTGCATTAGAGTTCGCTGCATGATAAGCGATATTTAATACAAATGCTGTTTTTCCCATCGAGGGCCGAGCACCTACGATAATTAAATCGCCTTCCTGTAATCCTGAAGTCATCCTATTCAAATCATCGTAACCAGTGTTTATGCCTGTTAAATCACCAACATCAATTTGCATTTTTTTATATAAATCTACGAGTGTTTCGTTTAGATTAAAATCATCTGAATAACCAGTCTCTTCAATTGCGCTTAACTCATCAATTGATTTACTAATCGCACTCATGTCCTTGTCTTGCTGAAGGCGATTATATAAATTACCAGCAACCTCTTGAGCATGTCGCATCTTCCATGCTTCAATTACTAAACCTTCGTGATATGAAAAGTTCTTTGTTGTTGAAACGACCTCAGTCAAATTGATAAAGAACACAATACCACCGATTTGATTCATAAAGCTCTCTTCAAACTTCCCAACTAAAGCTACAAGGTCTATTGGACTTTCAGCATCCTCTAGTTCTCTCATCACTTTAAAAATTACTTGATGTGTTGGAATAGAAAATTGTTTTGGCTTTAACTGACAATCTTTTATCAAGTCACCTTCTGTGATAATGCTCCCTAGAATACTTTGTTCAGCTTCTACATTACGAATGATTTCGTTACTCATTGCATCATCCATCCATTCTGTTGATTAAGTGCTGCAAGTTCTTCGTCTGTAGGGATGTTTTGTTCCCATGATTCTTGTTGCTGTAATACGTTTTTAGTAGATTCAGATAGGCCCTTCTGTTGGTACGGAGATTGTTTCTGTGTTTGTGCCGTTCGTTGAGCACGAAATGCTTTATCAGCCGATTCAACATCAGCTACTGTTTTTAAGCCTTTAAGATGCCAATCTCTTAAAATCGTATTTACGTAAGACATGTTTCTAGTATTTTTTTCTAAAGCAATCTCCATAGCTTTAACAACTAATTCTGCATTTAAATCATCTATCCAAGCATTGATGCCATCTGCAATAAAAGGTGTAATGAATCCGAAGTTTTGCTCGTAAAAAGAAATTGGATTAACTGCAACAACGTCCGCGCACTCTTTTTCTTGTTGTTGTTTTTCTTTTTCTTTTTCTTTTTCTTTTTCCCCACTTGTCGTTAACGTATCGTCCGACGTATCGTTATTAGCAATAAATGCCTCAAACATTGCACGGATTTTATCATTTTTTACTTTAGGAGAAACTAGACGAACAAGATTAATATCAACAACCCCATCAAGTTCCTTACGCACACAATCTTCAATCGGTTTTCCGCCTCTATTTAAGTTGTATTTCCCCCAATTAATAATCGCTATTTCACGTGTATCAGGGTTGTATTTCACTAGCTTATGATGGTTTTCAAAACGATCTAACAAAGCATTGATTGTTTCCATTGAATACCCTAAATCAAATGCCATTTGCTTCTTAGTAATTTGATACACGCCAATTTGTGTCGTACATGGATTAGTAAGAAGATATAAATCAAACAACTTATCTTCTGGAGTCATTTCCTCAATAACTTTTGCATCCTTCCAAAATGAAACTTGAACTGTTCTGTACAATGCCATATTATTCATCCTCCTGTTTACATATCGCAAATCCGCCTTCTATACGTAACAAGCGATAATTCTTGTATCCTGTTTTCAAATATTGTTTTACTAAGTAATTTAGGTGTTGCTCTGATGTCGCTTGCTGAAGTATCTTAGGACTCAGCAACACTCTATGTAATGATTTATCTAAAAGCATGCTACACACCCCGTTGTTATACGCATGCTAATTTGATATAATTAATTCAAATATTTTTTCCAAAGCCATTTATCTATCACTCTGCCAAGTGATAGATTTTTTATTTTCTACGTGTTACTAATGAGGCATTAACTCCTCTTGCTCTTAAATCTTTAATCACTACACGATAACTCATCGATGCCTCATGTTCTTCTTTTGTATCACGAAGCATTTTAAATTCTTTCATACATCGCTCCAGTTCTTCTTCCCAGCGATTTGATTCTTCGGCTGATTTTGCATAAAACATGTTATGAACGCATCCAATCATACAATTATGAAGTTTATTCGCAAATGAAAAGTCTCCTGAAAGAACTAGATCATGAAGACGATCGTATTTATGTGTCATGAATTATCCCTCTTTCCTACTTGAATTGATGCTGTACGCATCGTTACAACCAGGAAGGCATATTGTAGGGGGGGATGGGAGGAACAATCCCTTTCTGGTCATAACGACAAGCACAGTGGCTTGTCCAAACGATTAATAAAATGTTATAATTGCTTTATAGAATTTTTTTCAGAGCTACTGTTGTCTAGGCGGTAGCTTTTTCTTTTGCCCATTTATGTTTTAAAGTGAATGATGCTTCAATAATTTTGATTCAAATTCCCACTAACTTCTTCTCTTGCTTTAACTCCAAGGATTTTTTATCATCACCGAATGTTTTAGCTATTTTTATTTCACCAGTTAACTTTGCATCATAACGAATTAGTTCCTTGTACTCTCCTAAGCTTGGATTCTTGTAATCTACTGTCATTTAGGTTTCCTCCCCTACAGAACTTTTGTTAAAGCCATTAAGCTATCTACTGATTGAATAATAACGTTTTCCGACATAGCCTTTTGTAACCAACTTCTTTGTATTTGTTCCATAATGCCAAAATGAACTTGCTCAAGTGCTTGTACTACACATTGAGTAGCTTGGATTGTATCGAAGATTTCTTTTGCATGAACTGCGTATTCATGTTTCTTCTTTTCATCGAGCTTCCATGACCTAGTTGTCACTTGTAAGTTCATGATTTCCTTCGCTGCTAAAATTCCTTCTTCTGCTTGTTTTATATAGTTCATTAATTGTAGGTTCACATCTTGAGTTAAACGTGGATCTGTAGGCGGTAAACTAACACCATAGATATGTTTAATCGCTTGTTGATTCAACTTTGCTCCTGTTGCATGACACCAATCCATCGCAAGCTCAAATTCTGGTTTAGAAAGCCCAGATTCAATACGGGTTAATCTTTCATGTGTAATACCAAGGTACTTAGATAACCCTTTCTTCGTTTTCAGCTGAATATTATCACAACATTCTCTGGCATTCTGTAATAATTCCCCTATTGCCGGATTGCAGTATATGCTTGTTCCCATATCTGTTCGCCTCCATATTTAGTTTTCAAATGGTTACAATGAATTTAGTGCATATGTAACTTGTCTATTTTTCATGTAAAAAGAGAGGAGCTATTCCTCAATGTTTTCTTTCACTTGTATTTCTTTGATGATGGCCCAACCAGCCTTATAATATGCTTGACGGATTTTATCAATATCCTTTTGTGATTTTGGCTCAGGAGCCACAACATGGACTTTCGTTTTTCCAAATTCATAAGTCGCCGCATATTCTTCTTGTTGGCTCATGGTGTCACCTCTTGAAGTGCTTTTTATATGTTTATGCGACGGATCTGTTGGTACTGCCATTTGAAATGACGACATTTAATCACCCTCTTTCATTAATCAGACCTTATTTTTTTCATTAACGTACCAATACTTAAATCTTTATCGCTTTAAAACTTTGCAAACTGAATAGCGAGTAGGTAAAAAAATATCTTCTTTTCTCTTTCCGTATAACTTTGCTATTTGATCAGCTCTCTCTGCGCTAATTTGCCTTTGTCCATTTTCAATTTGTGATAGATATCCGCCTGAAATATTAAGTTTCCTTGCAGCTTCTTCAATACTAATCCCCAATTCCATACGAATTTCTTTTGGGCCATCCATTTCATTATCACCGCCTAAAACTTTGCACTTTGTGTTGATAATCAAAATATACTACTCACTTCGCAAAGTGTCAACGCATTTTGCAAAGTTTTTACCAATTCATTTCAACTTTTGCAATTTGCAAAGTATAATTAAACTTAGAAGATGAATAGGAGGATTCCTATGATTGGAGAGAACTTACGCAAATTAAGAAAAAAAAATAATCTAACTATGAAAGAGTTAGGTCAAAAATTAAATCTTGCTGAATCAACAATATCGGGTTATGAAAATGGGAACAGAAAGCCTGATTATGAAACTTTAAATAAGTTTGCTGATTTCTTTGAGGTTTCAACTGACTATCTTTTAGGTAGAAATGTTACTCAAAAAGACATTAGTACCTATAATCCCCTATTAGACCCTGAGCTAGGTATATGGTTCAAAGATATTAAAGATGCTT
The DNA window shown above is from Bacillus clarus and carries:
- a CDS encoding helix-turn-helix domain-containing protein, producing MIGENLRKLRKKNNLTMKELGQKLNLAESTISGYENGNRKPDYETLNKFADFFEVSTDYLLGRNVTQKDISTYNPLLDPELGIWFKDIKDASPEKQEELKQFWDFIKDKEKNRKIGDKQR
- a CDS encoding DUF3954 domain-containing protein; the encoded protein is MAIIKEDIAEMKAEISLAENMIYVVKDGQIHSIEPPTSGHGEQSFIYKSGKVTRMDERKTHLI
- a CDS encoding DnaD domain-containing protein, with amino-acid sequence MALYRTVQVSFWKDAKVIEEMTPEDKLFDLYLLTNPCTTQIGVYQITKKQMAFDLGYSMETINALLDRFENHHKLVKYNPDTREIAIINWGKYNLNRGGKPIEDCVRKELDGVVDINLVRLVSPKVKNDKIRAMFEAFIANNDTSDDTLTTSGEKEKEKEKEKQQQEKECADVVAVNPISFYEQNFGFITPFIADGINAWIDDLNAELVVKAMEIALEKNTRNMSYVNTILRDWHLKGLKTVADVESADKAFRAQRTAQTQKQSPYQQKGLSESTKNVLQQQESWEQNIPTDEELAALNQQNGWMMQ
- the dnaB gene encoding replicative DNA helicase; this translates as MSNEIIRNVEAEQSILGSIITEGDLIKDCQLKPKQFSIPTHQVIFKVMRELEDAESPIDLVALVGKFEESFMNQIGGIVFFINLTEVVSTTKNFSYHEGLVIEAWKMRHAQEVAGNLYNRLQQDKDMSAISKSIDELSAIEETGYSDDFNLNETLVDLYKKMQIDVGDLTGINTGYDDLNRMTSGLQEGDLIIVGARPSMGKTAFVLNIAYHAANSNAATGVFSLEMGEEQLLKRMISSTGNVEATKLKNPKKLCNLKDWEKISQAMGLINDLPLEIYDKANVTMQEIYTKTRKLKRKYPDKKVLIAIDYLQLIVGDPKHRGNRMQEIGEISRKLKLMARELNVCVVALSQLSRAVESRQDKRPLLSDLRENGQIEQDADLIAFLYREDYYDAETENKNITEIILAKQRNGPVGVVELAFVKEFSKFVNLDRRLHQQQEVQ
- a CDS encoding sulfotransferase family 2 domain-containing protein, encoding MPTTTIYDFITKDGRFPHVHKNFPLVLFWSQKSGCTSLAHWFFYQINLFEEAIKYNSFIHNYEFEIYKNSISYFTDLANTLQTKEKDTYKLVRNPYKRAVSSFFSLIPPPYFDTPEPDWRPIRRLLYGNESCNKKISFKLFLYYLKSHATNFEDVDPHLTPQYIQGEEEFVTNYIYLENFSDTVSNLEDKYRLKKSPLNLLTKSWHHQSHKAIYKGNYADADITNPLFPKLPTYDSFYDEEAIQLVKDIFKQDFNMYGYSLNPL
- the ltrA gene encoding group II intron reverse transcriptase/maturase yields the protein MSTTLRHAEYYDIQRAFDDLYQRSENNAAKGINLYKHIISKENILLAYRNIKANTGSKTEGTDGITIDHYKMEDADSFVDNIRKALADYKPNTVRRVEIPKANGKKRPLGIPTMRDRLIQQMFKQVLEPICEAKFYKHSYGFRPNRSTHHAMARCQYLINRGRFSHVVDIDIQGFFDNVNHSKLLKQLYNIGITDKRVLTIISKMLKAPIKGEGIPTKGTPQGGILSPLLSNVVLNDLDWWISSQWENIKTRKPYTIATKNPLLIKAKLKKMYIVRYADDFKIFTNNHKSATKIFHAVEGYLKNQLNLNISNEKSTITNLKRKSSDFLGFSIKSVKKRKRYVANTYVSEKKKKDILEKAKTRIKAIQKSPTAKTVWDYNSYVLGIKNYYRIATHVTVDFVEIAFRLSKTLFNRLKSIGKYKIPTNANALYKRTHRNNYRTFEIAGNHVYPLADIQTRFPQSFSQDICNYTKQGRQKLIKSLKGNIANEMQKMLLSSNKGQSMEYTDNRISRYSMQNGKCAVIGIFLIAEDVHCHHKIPKGMGGTDEFNNLIIVHEFVHRLIHATNEETIRTYMRILQLNDKQLKKINKIRKACNLVTLA
- a CDS encoding DUF7448 domain-containing protein, whose protein sequence is MEQILKIEAHQEEVRWSSMSGYAITTNEQVIKLLIDDEQSCCENWGYFMSEDDFNDFIGAELIDVKITDTELKEGLLKKHDLDIEDEYFEGDVMFVDIVTSKGTLQFVAYNEHNGYYGHEAKVISKQINHDEVL
- a CDS encoding helix-turn-helix domain-containing protein, which gives rise to MDGPKEIRMELGISIEEAARKLNISGGYLSQIENGQRQISAERADQIAKLYGKRKEDIFLPTRYSVCKVLKR
- a CDS encoding NTTRR-F1 domain produces the protein MINNRIVNGGFETGTLAPFTVNNVSFVTIDSTHSHSGTFSARLSGGLVDAIIAQSFLVSPNEIFELFVSLAKLGPAPSPTIAINIYYFNGSTFLGNGLATFIISNRIPDINENDWLEIYETTSPVPATANIALVVITKFSAAGSADVFIDDVALLSVPNLPGSTGATGPTGNTGPTGATGPTGATGPTGNTGPTGATGPTGDTGPTGNTGPTGATGPTGDTGPTGNTGPTGDTGPTGDTGPTGNTGPTGDTGPTGATGPTGDTGPTGDTGPTGDTGPTGNTGPTGNTGPTGATGPTGDTGPTGNTGPTGDTGPTGDTGPTGATGPTGPGSILFSDTDSVTQPLGALPTNVLQVTAVPITAGDQLKFDFTVQVLVTPTLPTWSVVLTVVLSSSVDGPLLTQTYHLSDDTNIGTQTIKVAEVFANTPSVNSHDYTVSITATNVNASTSAEVRGLTILRFDA